A window of the Candidatus Omnitrophota bacterium genome harbors these coding sequences:
- a CDS encoding Jag N-terminal domain-containing protein, which translates to MNEKPLTRVEAEGRTTEEAIKIALAKLGVPRDEAKIEILAEGNKGLFNMKGIKQTKVRATLKK; encoded by the coding sequence ATGAACGAGAAGCCATTGACACGCGTAGAAGCAGAAGGTAGGACCACTGAAGAGGCGATTAAGATAGCCCTGGCTAAACTAGGTGTACCTCGTGATGAAGCAAAAATAGAGATATTGGCTGAGGGGAATAAGGGGCTGTTTAACATGAAGGGTATCAAACAGACAAAAGTAAGAGCAACCCTGAAGAAATAA
- the yidD gene encoding membrane protein insertion efficiency factor YidD, with protein sequence MKKILIFLISLYRNYLSPLKIPTCRFYPTCSAYAMESIAKKGASKGLIVSLKRILKCHPLSKGGYDPVE encoded by the coding sequence GTGAAGAAAATACTGATTTTTCTTATTAGTCTTTATCGTAACTATCTGTCGCCACTGAAGATACCGACCTGCCGTTTTTATCCTACCTGTTCTGCTTATGCCATGGAGAGCATAGCGAAAAAAGGCGCATCTAAGGGTTTGATAGTCAGCTTAAAACGGATATTAAAATGCCACCCGTTGAGCAAAGGCGGCTATGACCCGGTGGAGTAA
- a CDS encoding DUF721 domain-containing protein: protein MKTQPEQIGKTVNRIIKNISLPKRSIGGRVLQLWPEVAGRKIGRHTRPAGVKNGRLTINVDGSVWLYELTQRHRKRLLKKLQKRMGNEALAEIRFKIGDTRW from the coding sequence ATGAAAACCCAACCAGAACAGATCGGCAAAACCGTTAACAGGATTATAAAAAACATATCCTTGCCCAAAAGGTCTATCGGGGGCCGTGTTTTACAACTATGGCCGGAAGTAGCTGGTAGAAAAATAGGCCGGCACACAAGGCCTGCGGGGGTAAAGAACGGCCGTTTGACCATTAACGTGGACGGGTCTGTTTGGTTGTATGAGTTAACCCAGAGGCACAGAAAAAGGTTATTAAAAAAACTTCAAAAAAGAATGGGCAATGAGGCTTTGGCCGAGATACGATTTAAAATAGGAGATACGCGGTGGTAA
- the dnaA gene encoding chromosomal replication initiator protein DnaA, whose amino-acid sequence MALFSQPAEQAVNIHKEIKMVENTDNGNDLWLKTLKIIKRDLNNQSFQTWFSPTTLISSTEKLVKVAVPNKFFKDWLIEHYRPLIKKALGVNANKKINVEFVVQPPEKKPTFSQKQKTPTQQKRLNHRYSFDNFVVGSGNRFAHAASMAVAQSPARAYNPLFIYGSVGLGKTHLLQAISGCVTENNKDGHVVYISSERFTNQLISAIQNKTTLRFRQKYRTVDVLLIDDIHFIAGKESTQEEFFHTFNTLYDAHKQIVLSSDRPPKEIPGLEERLVSRFEWGLITDIQPPDLETRIAILKKKLERETAAVPDDVIFFIASKIKSNIRELEGALIRVVAYASLLGEKINTQLAQQVLKNTLDEEAKKITIELIQKRVAEYFDVRISDMRAKKRSRVVVYPRQIAMYLVRELTDHSLPEIGEFFGGRDHTTILYAHNKIKKGLKNNQKLEHLLGVLSRSIKN is encoded by the coding sequence ATGGCGCTATTTTCTCAACCAGCGGAGCAGGCTGTTAACATACACAAGGAAATCAAAATGGTTGAAAACACCGATAACGGCAACGATCTCTGGTTAAAAACGTTAAAAATAATCAAACGGGATTTAAATAACCAAAGTTTTCAAACATGGTTTAGCCCCACCACTTTGATTTCAAGTACAGAAAAATTAGTTAAGGTAGCTGTCCCGAATAAATTTTTCAAAGACTGGTTAATAGAGCACTACCGGCCGTTAATCAAAAAAGCCCTGGGGGTTAACGCGAATAAAAAAATAAATGTAGAGTTTGTTGTTCAGCCCCCGGAAAAAAAACCAACGTTTTCCCAAAAACAAAAAACCCCAACCCAGCAAAAACGCTTAAATCACAGGTATTCTTTTGATAACTTCGTAGTCGGCTCCGGCAATCGTTTTGCTCATGCCGCCTCCATGGCCGTGGCCCAATCGCCGGCCAGGGCCTACAATCCCTTGTTTATCTACGGCAGCGTGGGGTTAGGCAAAACCCATCTCCTGCAGGCTATTTCCGGCTGCGTAACGGAAAACAACAAAGATGGCCATGTGGTCTATATTTCCAGCGAGCGGTTCACCAACCAACTGATCAGTGCTATCCAAAATAAAACCACCCTGAGGTTCCGGCAAAAATACAGGACTGTGGATGTTCTCCTGATAGATGATATTCATTTTATTGCCGGCAAGGAAAGCACCCAGGAAGAGTTTTTCCACACATTTAATACGCTTTACGACGCCCATAAACAAATAGTTCTTTCCAGCGACCGGCCGCCGAAAGAGATACCGGGCCTGGAGGAAAGGCTGGTTTCGAGGTTTGAGTGGGGTTTGATAACGGATATCCAACCCCCGGATCTTGAAACACGAATCGCTATTTTGAAAAAGAAACTTGAAAGAGAAACAGCGGCCGTCCCTGATGATGTTATTTTTTTTATTGCCAGTAAAATAAAATCAAACATCCGGGAGTTAGAGGGGGCGTTGATCAGGGTGGTTGCTTACGCCTCGCTTTTGGGAGAAAAAATCAATACCCAGTTGGCCCAGCAGGTATTAAAAAACACCCTGGACGAGGAAGCCAAAAAAATAACCATCGAGTTGATACAAAAAAGGGTTGCTGAGTATTTTGATGTTCGGATATCTGATATGCGGGCTAAAAAAAGAAGCAGGGTTGTTGTTTATCCGCGCCAAATAGCGATGTATCTGGTTAGAGAGTTAACCGACCACTCCCTGCCCGAGATAGGAGAGTTTTTCGGGGGAAGAGACCACACCACTATTTTATACGCCCACAATAAAATAAAAAAGGGTTTAAAAAACAATCAAAAGTTAGAACATTTATTAGGCGTGTTATCCCGCAGTATAAAAAATTGA
- the yidC gene encoding membrane protein insertase YidC — translation MEKRVILAVVLSILIIITFQHITAKNYHSQSPAEQTGLVSQQIEPGAELSSLEPSAQKPMPSGAKDVVVETGLFKLVFTTSGARIKSFQLKKYDGVELVSLISRENQDYPLTVVFPGRKDLSGINLAIYKPDKKLLLLNDSNKSGSIKFVYLNNKGFKITKRYTFSYDSYVFDLGLTIDREHGQTLKDKVFLIKYGPGITQPDTKEVRRVYKGPVVRIQQDPGVPPIIKREKYGRDERSQFVTRRYKGDISWISLQDKYFIAALIPFEATGAAIIEKDEQGQCSIALEGVSKPEQTYNVGFYLGPKHEKKLKALNIGLEEIIDYGFFGPIARLLAVVLNIFYQWTHNYGYAIILLAFATKIIFYPLTHRSFEAMRKMQEDMKVVQPELDALKGKYKDNPQKLNKETMELYRKTGVNPLAGCRGGCLPLLLQMPVFIALYVVLYNAITLRGAPFVWWITDLSVKDPYYVLPILMGVSTLVQQKVTGLGKTGADTQQAKMMMWMMPLFLIWIFAKFPSGVVLYWFAFNVFTSIQQLLITKVKPPKQVLK, via the coding sequence ATGGAAAAAAGAGTAATTTTGGCTGTTGTACTTTCAATTTTAATAATTATCACTTTTCAGCATATCACAGCCAAAAACTATCACAGTCAATCCCCGGCAGAACAAACCGGCCTGGTTTCGCAACAAATCGAACCCGGCGCTGAACTTTCCAGCCTCGAACCTTCTGCCCAAAAACCCATGCCTTCAGGCGCTAAGGATGTGGTTGTAGAAACCGGCTTGTTCAAGCTGGTGTTTACTACCAGCGGTGCCAGGATCAAGAGCTTCCAATTAAAAAAGTATGATGGAGTGGAGCTTGTTTCTTTAATTTCTCGCGAAAACCAGGATTATCCCCTGACCGTAGTGTTCCCGGGCAGGAAAGATCTTTCAGGGATAAACTTAGCTATCTATAAGCCAGACAAGAAGTTACTACTTTTAAATGATAGCAACAAATCTGGCTCGATCAAGTTTGTTTATCTAAATAACAAAGGTTTCAAAATAACCAAACGGTACACCTTTTCTTATGACTCCTATGTTTTTGATTTAGGCCTTACAATAGACAGAGAGCATGGCCAAACATTAAAAGACAAAGTCTTTTTGATAAAATATGGGCCAGGCATTACCCAGCCGGACACAAAAGAAGTCAGAAGGGTTTATAAGGGGCCTGTAGTGCGTATCCAACAGGATCCCGGTGTGCCACCAATAATAAAAAGGGAAAAGTATGGCCGGGATGAAAGGTCTCAGTTTGTTACGCGCAGGTATAAGGGAGACATATCCTGGATCAGCCTGCAGGATAAATATTTCATAGCCGCCCTGATCCCGTTTGAGGCTACAGGAGCAGCAATAATAGAAAAAGATGAACAAGGGCAGTGCAGTATAGCCCTGGAAGGCGTTAGCAAGCCGGAACAAACCTATAATGTCGGGTTTTATCTTGGTCCTAAGCACGAAAAAAAACTTAAAGCCTTAAACATAGGCCTGGAAGAGATAATTGACTATGGGTTTTTCGGGCCGATTGCCAGATTACTCGCCGTTGTCCTGAATATTTTTTATCAGTGGACGCATAACTATGGTTATGCCATAATATTATTAGCCTTTGCTACCAAGATAATTTTTTATCCTTTGACCCATCGAAGCTTTGAAGCAATGAGAAAAATGCAGGAGGATATGAAGGTTGTTCAGCCTGAGTTGGACGCTTTAAAGGGGAAATATAAAGATAATCCCCAGAAACTGAACAAAGAAACCATGGAGCTTTACAGAAAAACAGGGGTTAATCCTTTGGCTGGCTGCCGGGGTGGGTGTCTGCCTTTGTTGTTGCAGATGCCTGTGTTCATAGCGCTTTACGTTGTACTGTATAACGCTATCACGCTGAGGGGTGCTCCATTTGTATGGTGGATTACGGATCTTTCGGTCAAAGACCCTTATTATGTCCTGCCGATATTAATGGGTGTAAGCACGCTTGTCCAGCAAAAAGTAACCGGCTTAGGTAAGACAGGCGCTGACACACAACAAGCAAAGATGATGATGTGGATGATGCCCTTGTTTTTAATTTGGATATTTGCGAAATTTCCGTCAGGGGTGGTGTTATACTGGTTTGCTTTTAATGTGTTTACGTCTATACAGCAACTATTGATTACTAAAGTTAAACCGCCAAAGCAGGTGCTTAAATGA
- the rpmH gene encoding 50S ribosomal protein L34, whose product MKQTYQPSKRRRKTTHGFRKRMASPAGRAILRRRRRKARVKLSS is encoded by the coding sequence ATGAAACAGACCTATCAACCATCTAAGCGCCGACGCAAAACAACCCATGGTTTCCGCAAGCGGATGGCCAGCCCGGCCGGCCGGGCGATACTCCGAAGGCGCCGGCGTAAGGCACGGGTAAAGCTTTCCAGTTAA
- the gyrB gene encoding DNA topoisomerase (ATP-hydrolyzing) subunit B: protein MVKYDAMTIHVLKGIEAVRKRPAMYIGDTAQTGLHHLVEEIVDNSIDEAMAGHCDKIDVIVHRNGAITVADNGRGIPVDLHKTQKKPAVEVVMTTLHAGGKFDHRTYKVAGGLHGVGVSVVNALSEWLEVQVRRDGKVYHQKYKRGQTASKLAVIGKSKKTGTTVTFKPDGTIFENTEYSFDLISDRLRELAFLNKGLEITVKDERTDREHAFSYKNGIASFVEHLNKNKTPVHKKVISLEKEKDSIYVELAMQYNDGYAENVFAYANNIHTIDGGTHLSGFRSALTRTAKQYAKNKGFLKGGESGLSGEDIREGLTAVLNVKLPDPQFEGQTKAKLGNSEVQGAVEAVVNESLGAFFEENPPVARRIIEKSVTASRAREAARKARELTRRKSALGGGGLPGKLADCSEKDPSLCELYLVEGDSAAGSSKQGRDRRFQAILPLRGKILNVEKARLDKVLSNNEIRTIITALGTGVGEDDFNIEKRRYDKIIIMCDADVDGAHIKTLLLTFFYRQMPELIKQGHVYLAQPPLYRIKKGKREEYIWTEEEVSNTLLEMGAEGLTLVGAKDKREFTNSQFKTILDLLVEMVKIAEAIGRKGVKFETYYQFIHPKTKKLPVYKIKVEGKDHFLYDSKQLANLAGTDKEEELDIVEFFEHLELQKVVEKLGKLGMNIVEYGNSDKPVYYLVNGAKKTKVSILGLKHLLLTVKKLGKEGMVVQRYKGLGEMNPEQLWETTMDPSRRTTVKVTLEDVVEADEMFTVLMGDQVEPRRQFIEKHALEVKNLDI from the coding sequence GTGGTAAAATACGACGCCATGACCATCCATGTTTTAAAGGGCATAGAGGCGGTCAGGAAAAGACCGGCTATGTATATCGGGGATACTGCCCAGACGGGCCTACATCATCTGGTGGAGGAAATAGTAGATAACAGTATTGACGAAGCAATGGCTGGCCATTGCGACAAAATCGATGTTATTGTCCACAGAAATGGCGCTATTACGGTTGCCGACAACGGAAGGGGAATTCCGGTAGACCTTCACAAGACCCAAAAAAAACCGGCAGTAGAGGTGGTAATGACCACCCTGCACGCTGGAGGCAAGTTCGATCATCGCACATACAAGGTTGCCGGCGGATTGCATGGTGTGGGGGTTAGCGTGGTTAACGCGCTTTCGGAATGGTTGGAAGTCCAGGTGAGGAGAGACGGGAAGGTATATCACCAGAAGTATAAAAGAGGCCAGACCGCTTCCAAACTCGCGGTTATCGGTAAGAGCAAAAAAACAGGAACCACTGTTACGTTTAAACCCGACGGAACTATTTTTGAGAACACCGAATATAGTTTTGATCTTATTTCCGATAGGCTCAGGGAGTTGGCGTTCTTAAATAAGGGTTTGGAGATTACGGTTAAAGATGAAAGAACAGACAGAGAGCACGCCTTTAGTTATAAAAACGGCATAGCTTCTTTTGTGGAGCACCTTAATAAAAACAAAACGCCGGTTCATAAAAAGGTAATTTCTCTTGAGAAGGAAAAAGACAGCATCTATGTCGAGCTTGCTATGCAGTATAATGACGGCTACGCTGAAAATGTTTTTGCTTATGCCAACAATATCCATACTATCGACGGCGGTACCCACCTAAGCGGGTTCAGGTCCGCTCTTACCAGAACAGCAAAACAGTATGCCAAAAACAAGGGTTTTCTTAAGGGAGGAGAAAGCGGGCTTTCGGGCGAAGATATCAGAGAGGGGTTGACAGCGGTGTTGAATGTTAAGCTTCCCGATCCTCAATTTGAGGGCCAGACCAAAGCCAAGTTGGGCAATAGCGAGGTTCAGGGGGCGGTAGAGGCGGTGGTTAATGAATCTCTGGGTGCGTTTTTTGAAGAAAATCCTCCGGTAGCCAGACGCATAATCGAAAAAAGTGTTACTGCCAGCCGGGCAAGGGAAGCAGCCAGAAAGGCAAGGGAGCTTACCAGGCGCAAAAGCGCGCTTGGCGGAGGAGGCCTGCCGGGTAAATTAGCAGATTGTTCCGAAAAAGACCCCAGCCTTTGTGAGCTTTATCTGGTAGAAGGGGACTCGGCTGCCGGCTCGAGCAAACAGGGCCGCGACCGCCGCTTTCAGGCAATTTTACCGTTAAGAGGAAAAATTTTAAATGTTGAAAAGGCAAGACTTGATAAGGTGTTAAGCAATAATGAGATCCGGACAATAATTACCGCATTGGGCACCGGTGTGGGCGAGGATGATTTTAATATTGAAAAACGGCGGTATGATAAAATAATTATTATGTGCGACGCGGATGTTGACGGCGCCCATATTAAGACACTGCTTTTAACCTTTTTTTACCGGCAGATGCCTGAGTTAATAAAACAGGGCCATGTGTATCTTGCTCAACCTCCGCTATATCGGATAAAGAAAGGCAAACGTGAGGAATATATTTGGACCGAGGAAGAAGTATCGAACACGCTTTTGGAAATGGGGGCGGAAGGCTTAACGCTTGTCGGGGCTAAGGATAAGCGGGAATTTACCAATTCTCAATTTAAGACCATACTCGATCTTTTGGTTGAAATGGTAAAAATAGCAGAGGCTATTGGTAGAAAGGGAGTAAAATTTGAAACCTATTACCAATTTATACACCCTAAGACCAAAAAACTACCTGTTTATAAGATAAAAGTGGAGGGTAAAGACCATTTTCTTTACGACAGCAAACAGCTGGCTAATTTGGCTGGCACAGATAAAGAAGAAGAGCTTGATATAGTAGAGTTTTTTGAACATCTTGAACTGCAAAAGGTTGTGGAAAAGCTGGGGAAACTGGGGATGAACATAGTTGAATATGGCAATTCAGACAAGCCCGTATATTATCTGGTTAATGGGGCCAAAAAAACCAAGGTGTCCATTTTGGGCCTTAAGCACCTGCTTTTGACCGTTAAAAAACTTGGTAAAGAAGGTATGGTTGTCCAGAGGTATAAAGGTTTGGGGGAGATGAATCCGGAACAACTCTGGGAGACCACTATGGACCCCAGCCGTCGGACCACGGTGAAGGTAACACTGGAAGACGTTGTAGAGGCAGATGAAATGTTTACTGTTTTAATGGGCGACCAGGTCGAGCCCCGGCGTCAGTTCATTGAGAAGCATGCGCTGGAAGTGAAGAATTTGGACATCTAA
- the dnaN gene encoding DNA polymerase III subunit beta, whose product MKIRAPKEKLQTAVQKVSNTITQKNTLPILSNILIEAKNNKIHMVGTDLEITTSHTVPTEVLEEGGITMPAKKIGDIIKELPNNDVVISTQKNNNVVITCEKAFFKIMGLPKEDFPELPKTETKDPLTMKQNTLKTLLNRTSFAVSKDETRYVLSGILFVLKDNQLRLVATDGRRLALVQKQISNPGKVKKEAIIPSKTISELNRALKEEGEVTMFFNQNQIVFKLEDTVIVSRLIDGHFPAYEQIIPSVVEQKLGVKREDFLGAIKRTGLLASPNSRIVRLELFRDKVLASNQAPEIGEAREELAAFYKGKQMVVGFNPGYLIDVLKRIEQDEVVLELAGPEKPGVIRVGDEYLYVLMPMQLS is encoded by the coding sequence ATGAAAATAAGAGCGCCTAAAGAAAAACTACAAACAGCGGTTCAAAAGGTATCTAATACAATAACCCAAAAAAACACACTACCAATACTATCCAATATTTTAATAGAGGCCAAAAACAACAAAATTCACATGGTTGGCACCGACTTAGAGATAACCACTTCCCACACCGTACCGACCGAGGTTTTAGAAGAAGGCGGTATTACTATGCCTGCTAAAAAAATAGGCGACATCATAAAAGAATTACCCAATAACGATGTGGTTATTTCAACCCAAAAAAACAACAACGTGGTGATAACCTGTGAAAAAGCGTTTTTTAAAATAATGGGTCTGCCTAAAGAGGATTTTCCTGAATTACCAAAAACAGAGACAAAAGATCCGTTAACCATGAAACAAAACACCCTAAAAACACTATTAAACAGAACATCATTTGCTGTTTCCAAAGATGAAACAAGGTATGTTTTAAGTGGAATATTGTTTGTTTTAAAAGACAACCAACTTCGTTTAGTGGCCACTGACGGCAGGAGGTTGGCTTTGGTTCAAAAACAAATTTCCAACCCCGGTAAAGTAAAAAAAGAAGCGATAATCCCCTCTAAAACCATCAGCGAACTTAACCGGGCGCTAAAAGAGGAGGGTGAGGTAACGATGTTTTTCAATCAAAATCAGATTGTTTTTAAACTCGAAGACACCGTTATTGTTTCCAGGCTAATAGACGGCCACTTTCCCGCTTATGAACAAATAATCCCCTCGGTGGTTGAGCAAAAACTAGGGGTAAAAAGGGAAGATTTTTTGGGGGCGATAAAAAGGACCGGTCTTTTGGCGTCACCCAATTCCCGGATTGTGAGGTTGGAGTTATTTAGAGACAAGGTTTTGGCTTCTAATCAAGCGCCAGAGATAGGAGAGGCCAGGGAGGAGTTGGCTGCATTTTATAAAGGAAAACAAATGGTTGTGGGGTTTAACCCGGGCTATTTAATAGATGTTTTAAAAAGAATAGAGCAAGACGAAGTGGTGTTGGAGTTGGCCGGTCCCGAGAAACCAGGGGTGATAAGGGTTGGCGATGAGTATCTTTATGTGCTTATGCCGATGCAGTTAAGCTAA